The sequence TGCGAGGAGATCCTTGGCGACGAGGATGGCTGCTGCCAGCTCGCGGAAGCCGAGGCCACCCTTCGAGTGGGTGACGTAGGCGGGGAGCGCATCCATCGACTTGCGGTGGCGCTTGATGTCGGCGACGCCGACGCCGAGGGGAAAGCGAGCGAAGAGCGGGCCGTCGTTGGGGGCGTCGCCGACGAAGACGAAGCGCTCCGCGTCCCGGGGAAAGCGCGCCTTCGCCTCCTCGACGAGGAGCGCCTCGCAGGCGCTCGCCTTGTCGAAGCCGCCGAGCCAGACGTTGACGTGCACGTTGGAGCGCACCGCGGAGGCGCCACGGGCCCTGCACGCCGCCTCGATCCGATCGGCGTCGTCCGTCGAGAGCTTCGCGTCCTCGTTCCAGTCGATGGCGAGATCGACCTCGGTGTAGCGCGAGTCGAGGGAGAGCCGGGCCCCCGGGTTCTCCTCGATCACCTCGCGCACGATCCGCTCGAGCTTGCGCCGATCGCGGACGCGCTGCCGCTCGTCGTCGATGTAGAAGCGGCGGCGGAGCCCGCCCTTGCGATCGCGGAGGAAGGTGAGGCCGCCGTTCTCGACGATGCAGGCGTCGACGGGAAAGGTACGGGCGATCATCTCGCCCCAGCCGGCGGGCCTGCCGGTGACCACCGCCACGAACATGCCCGCAGCCTTGAGCTCGTTCAGGGCGACGTAGGTCTCGGCCTCGATCGCCCCCCGGGTCGTGAGGGTGCCGTCGAGGTCGGTGAGGATCCCCTTGAGCGCGCCGAGTAGCGGGCGGGGGCAATGATCGAGGGAGCGCATCGGGCGCGCACCCTAGCGCATGTCGACAGTTTCGTCCCGCCCTGACGGGGCATTGCAGCAAGCGCCACAAGCGTTCAGTGTGGAGTCGTGATAGACGCTGCACCACGCCGAGGTCTTACCGACAGACAGTGGGAGCGAATGGCGCC comes from Vulgatibacter sp. and encodes:
- a CDS encoding HAD-IIB family hydrolase, which encodes MRSLDHCPRPLLGALKGILTDLDGTLTTRGAIEAETYVALNELKAAGMFVAVVTGRPAGWGEMIARTFPVDACIVENGGLTFLRDRKGGLRRRFYIDDERQRVRDRRKLERIVREVIEENPGARLSLDSRYTEVDLAIDWNEDAKLSTDDADRIEAACRARGASAVRSNVHVNVWLGGFDKASACEALLVEEAKARFPRDAERFVFVGDAPNDGPLFARFPLGVGVADIKRHRKSMDALPAYVTHSKGGLGFRELAAAILVAKDLLA